The genomic region GCGCGCGGGGCTGTCGGGTGTGGGGCCGTACTTTTTCACCGTCATGCCGGTGAGGTCCGGAAACGTGACGGCCACGCGCACGGTAGCGCCCGGCTGGCAATTGACAAGGCGCACGCGGAACGCCCCGTGCGGCAGGGTGCCCCCCGGATAGGGCGCGGGCGCCCCCATAGGGCCGGTGCCCGCCAGGTCCAGCTGGCAGCTGGTGGCATCGTCCACCACGCCCACATTGACAGGGCCCGAGCCCGTGTCCGTGGGCCGGGGCAGGGTTTCAAAACGCGCCTGCACCGTGCAGGCCGCCGTCACCGCCGCCGTGGTGTAAGTGCTGCCCGCCAGTGTGCCGCCGCAGCCCGTGACGGCGGCAATGCGGTAACCCGCTGCGGGGGTGACGGTGAAGCTGCTGACCTGGCCTTCGGTCACGTTGACCATGCCGGTGGGGCTGATGCTGCCGCCAGGCAGGGCCGAAGCCGTCACAGCGTGAAGGATGGGCGTGAAAGCCGCTGTGACGGTGCAGCTCTGCGTGACCGCACTGATGGTGTACTCGTTCTGATCGCGTGTGCCACCACAACCCACCACGGACGCAATTTGATAGCCAGTTTGGGGCGTCACGGTGAAACGGATGGAATCTCCTGCGGGAACCACCTGCGCACCGTTTGGGGAGATGGTGCCCCCGGTCCCGGCCACCGCAGTGACTGTGAGTCCAACCGCGAAACTGGCGGTCACATTGCAATGGGCGGTGATGGGGCCGGTGGTGTACACCGTGCCTACCAGCGTACCGCCGCAGCCCTGAACAGACGCTACCGCGCCTGGGTTGGACCGCACTGTAAACGAAACACGTTCTCCCCTCAGCGCACTCACTGGCAGTGCTGGTGACATATCTCCGCCTTCGTGCCAAGCCGGCGTGACCGCAAACCGCTGCTCGAATTGGTCCACCTCGGTGGTGTGCTGGTTGCCTCCGACCGTTCCCCCCACCCCCAGCGCACGGCCCGAGGGCAGCAGGACCAACCCAAGTTCAGCACGCGCGGTGCGCAAGCTCGTCACCTCGGTCCAGGTGAATCTGGATTCATCAAAGACCAGCGCGCTGTCATACGGACTCGACACAGGCGCACCGGACGTCGCACCATCTCCGCCAGCAATAAGAACGCGGCCATCATCCAGCAGCACGGCTGCGTGCCGCGCCCGGGGCTGCGGCAGATCAGCGACGCGGCGCCATCCCAACTGCGGGTAGTAAAGATAGGCTTCGCTCAGGGCTTGACCGGCGTGATAGCCGCCTGCTGCCAACACCACGCCGGAGCGCAGCTTCGTGAGGGTGGCCTGCCGCATGCTGATCTGCCCTTGGTCGCTCCAGCTGTCGGTCACTGGGTCGTAAAGCTGCGAGGCCTGAGGGACACTGCCAGTGTCCCCGCCCAATACCAGCACCTTGCCGGAAGCCAGCAGCACGGCAGAATGCCCAGAGAAGGGGCGTCCCGGCGCGGCAGCCATCGTCCAAGTATTGAGAGCAGGGTCGTAGATCTCGGCAGAGTCCGCCGCTGCCCCCTCACCACCCAGCACCAGAACACGGCCGTCGTCGAGCAATGTGGCAGAAGGTCGTTCACGGACAACACCCATATCCGGGGTGTTTGTCCAGGTGTCGGTCGCGGGGTCGTAGACCTCCGCGGAGCGGGACGCAATGCCGCCAGCCACCAACACCTTGCCAGATGTCAGCAGCGTGATGGTGTGCCGATGGCGCGGCGCGCCCATGGACGAGGCAGCCGTCCAGCTGTTGAGTGCTGGGTCGTAAAGCTCGGCCGTGGCGACTGGCCCGGCAGCATCCACTCCGCCAGTCGACAGCACTTTGCCGGACGCAAGCAACACGGCTTTCTGATCGCCCCGCGCAGTTCCCTGATCCTGTGCATCTGCCCACAGAGGCCGCTGATAGCGGTAGCTCACGGTACTGGACAGGGCGCCGCTGTTCCCTTCTCCCCCCACCAGGAGCACCTTGCCATCAGCCATCAACGTGGCCGTATGACTGGCTCGCACCTGCGGCATGGATGCATCCATCTGCCAGGTTCTGGTGAAGGGATCGAAACGTTCTGCACTGTCGACTACCAGGCCCGAATAGCCGCCCGCGACAAGCACCTCGCCTGTTGGTAGCAAGCTTGCCGTGTGGCGATAACGCGCAGACGCCATGGAGCCTACAGGGATCCACGTGTCTGTCCCAGGGTCGTACAGCTCTGCAGCGCTGAGAGACATTCCTGCCGTGTCTTTTCCACCGGCCACCAACACTTGCCCCGATGGCAGCAGCGTCGCGGTGTGCCCGTAGCGGGCAACCCCCATGGATCGCGCGGATGACCAGGCATTGGTCGCACGGTCGAAAAGCTCCACAGAAGCCGTTGCACCACCGAGCGTGAGGCCGCCAGCGACCAGCACTTTGCCAGAGGGCAGGAGAACTGCGGTGTGCTGCTCCCTGCGCACCTGCATCGGCTGGGTCGAGGACCAGTAGGAAAAGGATGATGTGTCGAAGTAGTGAGGGACATGCAAAATCTCGCCCTCACCTTCAGTCAGGTTGCCACCAACCACCAACACGTCTCCGCCCGGCAACGAGGTCGCAGTGTGGCGAATCCGAGGCACTTGCATAGAAGGTGCGCGCACGCTCTGCAGTTGCCCCCACGAGTCAGTTTCTAGAAACTCGGCAGAAGCCACCACGGTAGCTGCCGTCGACGAAAAGCCGCCAGTGACCAGGGCACGGTATGAGTTGTGCAGCACGCTGGTGGCTGTATGCCCCTGTCGACTCTCAGACATCCAACCATTGCCATAAAAGTAGCCGCTGTCGCTGAAAAACTCAGTAAAAGCCACTGTGCCAATGTTCCCGTTACCGATCCCTCCCGTGACCATCAGGACCTGCGACGTAACGTTGTCTCCCGACAACGCTGTGGCGTGCTCGGTCCTGGCGAAAGCCATCTCGTAATAGGGTTCGGGATTCCAAGCCCCTGTCTGTGCCCATACCGCAGCGGGCGCGATACCGCCCCACAGGGGCCACACCAGGCAACTCAGACCCAGCCACCGACGGCAAGTGCGAAAGAAAGGCGAGTGTGGCAAATCCAGAATGCGCCACTGCAGTGCGAAAAGTTGCATAACCTTTTGCCAGCCCTTTGTGAGGCAGGAAGATGAAACAAAACGCGCAGTATCGGCAAACTTCCGCCCCCCACCCAGTCCAAACTTTGCATGCATCTGCACGCCGCTCTGCACACAGCAGAGATCCAACGCACAGCGCGCCTGATCAGGCAGCGTTGCCCGCCACAATGCCCCAGCGCGCCAGCGCCGCGTCGTCGCTCACCCGCGCATCCACCCAGCGCGCGCCCTGCGGGGTTTCTTCCTTCTTCCAGAACGGCGCCTGGGTCTTGAGGTAGTCCATCAAAAACTCGCAGGCCTGAAAGCTCTGGCCCCTGTGCGCACTGGTCACCGCCACCAGCACGATCTGGTCGAGCGGCTGCAGCAGGCCCACGCGGTGGATCACGCGGGCGCCGAAAATGTCGAACCGCCGCAAGGCCTCATCCACCATGGCTTCGATGGATTTTTCGGTCATGCCGGGGTAGTGCTCCAGCTCCATGGAGGCGACCGCGTCGCCTTCGTTGCGGTCGCGCACCGTGCCGACAAAGCTGCACACGGCGCCCACGCCCTTGTTCTCGCGGCGCAGGGCGGCGACCTCGGCGCTGAGGTCAAAGTCCTCGGTCTGGATGGAAACGCGGGGCTGGGTCATGGAAGGTCTGGGAAGGGGCAAGGCACTCGGGGTTCAGGGCGCGCGGTGCAGGCGCGGCGCGGCCAGCAGGGCGCGCTCTTCCTCCACCACCTTGTTCAGCTGCACCAGCGCGGGGGTCGATGGCAACTCGGCCAGCAGGGCCTGCAAGCGAGTGATGTCGCCCACCGTGGGCGCCACCTTGATCTGGGCGACGGCGGCAGGGATGTTGCCGCCCCGCACCAGGGCCAGCACCTTGGCGGGCCATTCACTTTTGTTGCGTGCCATAAATAAACAGGTAAAAAGCTTTATCTGTACGATTCGCCTGAACTGTACCCGTTCAGTGCCCGCACTGCCCAACCAGCAGTCGACTATTTCACCCTAACGCCATGGCCACTCAGACCATTGAGACCGACCTCTACAAGCTTTATCCCTCCCCACGCAACGCCACCAAGGACGTGTTTGCACACCAAGTGTTCGTGCCCTACCCCTACGCCCTCATCGATCTCGACGCGATGGACCTGGCGGGCCAAACCACGCTGTTTGCCGCGTGTCGGCTGGCCGACATGAAGATGGGCCAGGTAGTGACGTTCGAACTGGCGGCGGACCAGACACGCTTTGAGCGCCTGTTCACGCCTGACTGAACCTCCCCTGCGCACCATCGAGTCTATGGATTTCGAGGAATCATTCCACCCGCTGGAATCACAGGCCCCCGACGCCTACACCGCGGCCGTGGAGGCCTACTGCCACGGCATCCTGCGCCTGCACTGGAACGAGCGGCTCATCAACAAGATCTTCGGCCGCGCGCTGCAGTCGCACGCCGCCGGGCGGCTGGTGGTGCAGCATTTCCAGTGGCAGCGCGAAGGCGCACCCCGGCCCACGCTGGCACTGCTGCAGCGCCAGGCAGGCAGCGGCGGACGCACGCTGGCCACGTTCTTTGCGGTATTGCGGCTGGCCGGCATGGTCAGTGCAGAGCCCGATGCGGCGGACCGCCGCGTGCGCTACCTGGTGCCCGGCCCGCGGCTGCTGGACGGGCTGCGCACCTGGGTGGTCCACCACCTGCAGTGCGCCGAGGCGCTGGGTGTACTCGCCAGCGGCCATGCCACGCGGCTGCAGGCTGATGCGGACTATTTCGAGTCCTTTCTGTGCCGGGCAGACACCATCCTGGACCGCCTGGCCACGCACCGCGGCCAGTTTGGCGGGTGGGACTGGTTTGACCAGCGCGAGGGCGGCGGGCGCGTGGCCATGCTGCTGCTGCGCGAGCACTGCCGCACCACCGCAGCCAGCCCGGGCAGCGGCCCAGCGCCCCTGTTTCCGCTACGCGCGCAGGAACTGGCCGAGCGGCTGGGGTTTTCGCATTCGCACGTGCGCAACCTGGTCAACGACGCCACGGCCGCGGGCCTGCTCACCCAGGACGCGCGGCGCGGGCTGGTGGCGCTGACGCCCCGCTTCGAGGCCGAGCTGCGCCACTGGCTGCAGCACCTGCTGGGCTGGTTTGCCGAAGCCGCCCAGGCGGCCAGCCGCAGCACGCGGCAGGCCGCGGGCCACTGACACCTTGCAGGACTCTATGTACGACGACAACCAGATCCACGTGCCGCCTTCCTTCATGGCGGTGTATTCCGACGCCCGCGGCCGGCTCACCGCCAGCACGAACGAGGTGCGCACCCGCTACGAGCTGTGCGAAGACCTGGCCGGCCACCTGGTGGAGCAGGCGCAGACGCTGTACCACGTGCAGGCGCCGTCCGAAGCCGAGATCCTGCGGCGCATCCACGCCGGCCTGTGCGCGGCCGAGTCGGGCGTACCGGTGCCCGAAGCCACGTGGATCACCACCCGCCTGGCCGAGCTGCTGAACTGGCCCTGCCCTGCGCTGGTGGTGCCCACGCCACAGCCCCCGGAAGGTTCTTGAGGCGCAGGGGCCGCCCCTGGCTATACTGCCCCGCATGCCCACGCACACCCCTTTTGCCCTGACCGCCGCAGCGACGGCGTCGGTGGCATTGCCGTGCGTGGCCATCGCCAACGCCAAAAAACCCCAGCTCATCTGACCGGAGCTGCATGGTTCCGTCCCGGATGAGCGACGGAACCCTTGGCACAAAACTCCCCTTTTTTGATTCCTGGCATTCCGCGCGCGCACCCTGGTGGCGGTTCTTCCTCTCGGTCGAACCCTCCATGGAGTCTTTCGCATGCCTTCTTCTCTTTCGCAGCCCACCAGCCCCGCCGTGGATGCCGTCTTCAGCGGCCTCTGGATTCCCCTCGTCACCCCGTTCCATGACGGGGCCGTCGACCACCCGGCCCTGGCCGCCATGACCGCCACGCTTGCTCAGTACGGCGTGTCGGGCTTTGTAGCCTGCGGCTCGACCGGCGAGGCTGCGGCGCTGGACAAGGCCGAGCAATTGGCCGTGCTGGAAACGGTGCTGGGCGCCGCGCAGGGACTGCCGGTGGTGATGGGCCTGTCGGGCTACCACCTGGGGCAGACGGTGGAGTGGGTGCAGACGCTGGCGCGCCACCCGCTGGCCGGGCTGCTGGTGCCCGCGCCACATTACATCCGCCCGGGGCAGGACGGCCTGCTGCACTGGTTCCGCACACTGGCCGATGCTAGCCACGTGCCGCTGGTCATCTACGACATCCCCTACCGCACGGGCGCCACGCTGGCCGCCGAGACGCTGCTGGCGCTGGCCGGGCACCCGGGCATCCGCGCCATCAAGGACTGCGGCGGCAACCCGGCCAAGACGCAGGCGCTGATTGCCGACGGCCGTCTGGCGGTACTGGCGGGCGAAGACGCGCAGATGTTCACCACGCTGGCCCTGGGCGGCACCGGCGCCATCGCGGCCAGCGCGCACTGGCAGGCGCCGCAGTTCGTGGCTCTGGTGGCGCTGCTACGCGCGGGGGACCTGGCTGCGGCGCGCCAGCGGTGGCACGCCCTGCAGCCCTGGGTGGAGCTGTGTTTTGCCGAGCCCAACCCGGCACCGCTGAAGGCCGTGCTGGCGCAGGCGGGCTGGATGCGCAATGAGCTTCGGGCGCCGATGATGCCGGCCTCGCAGGGGCTAACAGAACGCCTGCAGCGCTTGCAGCGCCCGCAGGTGGTGGCAGAACTCAGCCGCCCGTAACCGGCGGGAAGAACGCCACCTCGGCCCCGTCGGCCAGGGTGGCGGATTCGTTGCTCAAGGTCTGGTTGAGCGCCATGCGCACCGCCTTGCCACGCGCCAGGCTGGTGGCATGGGCGTCGCCGCGGGCGATGAGTTCGTCGCGCAGCGCGCCCAGGGTGGCGGCGCTGGTTTCCACAGCCTCGCTGCCCTGTCCGATGGCCTCGCGGATGGAGGCGAAGTAGCGGACGGTGATTTTCATGCCAGAAGCTCCGAGAAGGCGATGTACTGCACCGTGTCGCCCGCCGCAATCGTCTGGCCAGCGGGGTTGTCCACCACGCCATCGCCCCAGGCGGCGGAGGTGAGCACGCCCGAGCTTTGGTTGTTGAACAGTTCCAGGCCGCCTTCGGGGTGGTGGCGCACGCGCAGAAACTCACGGCGCTTATCGGCCTTAGGCCAATCAAAACGGGCGGTGGCAGCTATTTTTTTAGGAGCAACATCGGTCACCCCCTGCAGCCGCAGCACAAACGGCCGCACCAGCAGCGCAAACGTCACAAAGCTGGACACCGGGTTGCCCGGCAGGCCCATGAAATGGGCATTACCCACGGTGCCGTAGGCAAAGGGCTTGCCGGGCTTCATGGCGATCTGCCACAGGTCCAGGCGGCCCAGCGACTCCACGGCGGGCTTGATGTGGTCTTCCTCACCCACACTCACCCCGCCGCTGGTCAGGATCAGATCATGCGCGCTGCTCGCATCCCGCAGGGCGGCCACGGTGGCGTCGCGCCGGTCGGGCACGATGCCGAAGTCCGTCACCTCGCAGCCCAGGCGCAGCAGCATGGCGCGCAAAAAGAAGCGGTTGCTGTTGTAGATGGCACCGGGGCGCATCTGCTCGGGTGGCACGTCACCGGGCATGACCAGTTCGTCGCCGGTGGAGAACAAGGCCACGCGCGGGCGGCGGGCCACCTGCAACTGGTGCAGACCAATGCTGGCGGCCAGACCCAGCTCGGCGGGCGACAGGCGCGTGCCCGCGGCCAGCACCACCGCGCCGCGGGTGATGTCTTCGCCCGCACGGCGAATCCACTGCCCCGGCTGAGGCACGGCGTTGATACGTACCTGACCCAGACCGTCACCGGCCTGCGCGGCCAAGGCTTCACAGTCTTCCTGCATCAGGATGGCATCTGCCCCGGCGGGCACTGGTGCGCCGGTGAAGATGCGTGCGGCCGTGCCGGCAGCCAGCGGCTCGCCCGCGCTGCCCGCGGCAATGCGCTGCGACACGGGCAGCACCGTGCCCGGTGCGGTGATGTCAGCGCAGCGCACGGCGTAGCCGTCCATGGAGCTGTTGTCTTGCGGCGGCACATGCAAGACAGACGTGCAATGCTGGGCCAGTACGCGGCCGTCTGCATCAAAGGTGGCCACGGTGTCGGTACCCGCCAGGGGGGTCGCGTGGGCCAGCAGGTCGGCCAGCGCGTCGTCCAGGGGCTTCAAAGGGGCGCGGGGTTTGGCTGAGGCGTTCATCACACGGCTCCGTGCAGTTCCCAGTTGTAATCAAAGCGGTCGCCCTGCTGCAGCAACCAGTCCACCACCTGCGCGGGGGCGTTCAGGTCGAGCAGGGGCAGGCCCGTAGCCACGGGGAGCTGGCCTGGGGCATCGGTGGCTACGGCCACCACAAAGTCGTCCTCGGGGTAGCGCACGGGCTTGGGCTCTTTGCCGGGATCGGCGGCCCGCCACACTTCGATCTTGAGCAGGTCGCTCTCCTTGAAGCCTTCCACCAGCACCCAGTCCACCCCCTGGTACAGCTCGGCCAGCAGGTGGTGCACGTTCAGTTCGGTGGGCTGCTCAAATTCCCGCACCAGCATGAGCCGCTTGCTGGACGCAGCCACCACCTCAAACGCCCCCGCCTCGCGGTGGCGCCATGTGTCTTTGCCCGGATGGTCCAGATCAAAGCTGTGGTGCGCGTGCTTGACCACCGACACCCGGAGGCCACGCATGCGCAGCTCGGGAATCAGTTGCTCTACCAATGTGGTCTTGCCGCTGCCAGAAAACCCGGCAAAGCCTACAACCTTCATCCAATGCTCCTTGATTAGCTATGCTATTTATAGCTGCCAGCGCTTATCCAGTGGGCGCCAGGGGCATTTTTCCTGCCAAACCGGGTATGCCACCCCGTGAGGCCGCCCACAGCCTCCGGGGGCCAAGGCACCCCAGGCCTGCGGGCAGGCTGCGCGCCCCATCAGCCCAGCACGGGCGGTGTGCAGTGGCGCTCGATGTAGGCCTTGACCAAGGTCACGTCAGCGGGCATCACCTGCACACGCTTGGGCAGGTCTTCAATGCCCGCAAACTTGGCGGGTCGATCGGGCGAGTGGCCCAGGGCTTCCTCGATGGTGGCCGCAAACTTGATGGGCAAGGCGGTCTCCAGCACGATCATGGGCACGCTGGCATCGCTGTGGTGCTCCAACGCCACCTTCACGCCGTCGGCGGTGTGGGTGTCGATGGTGACGCCGTGGCGCTGGTAGTTGTCCTTGATGGTGGCCAGGCGGTCCGCATGGGTGCTCTTGCCGCTTTCAAAGCCGTACTTGGCTGCCGCGTCGGCAAAGCGCGGGTCCTGGCTCAGGTCAAACTGGCCCGATTGCGACAGCGCATCACCAAACAATGCCTTAGTCTTGGCACCGTCGCGGCCCAGCAGGTCGAACACGAAACGCTCGAAATTGCTGGCCTTGCTGATGTCCATGGACGGGCTCGACGTTTCGTGCGTGTCGGCACTGCCGCGCACGCGGTACACGCCGGTGCGGAAGAACTCGTCAAGCACGTCGTTCTCATTCGTCGCCACCACCAGCTTGGCAATGGGCAGGCCCATCATGCGCGCCACATGGCCCGCGCACACGTTGCCGAAGTTGCCCGAAGGCACGGTGAAGCTGACCTTCTGGTCGTTGGTCTCGGTGGCCTGGATGTAGCCCGCAAAGTAGTACACCACCTGCGCCAAGAGGCGCGCCCAGTTGATGGAGTTGACGGTGCCGATCTTGTACTTGCGCTTGAACTCCAGGTCGTTGGAGACGGCCTTGACGATGTCCTGGCAGTCATCGAACACGCCTTCAATGGCAATGTTGTGGATGTTCGCGTCCTGCAGGCTGAACATCTGCGCCTGCTGGAAGGGGCTCATGCGGCCGTGCGGGCTGGTCATGAACACGCGAATGCCCTTCTTGCCGCGCATGGCGTACTCGGCGGCGCTGCCGGTGTCGCCGCTGGTGGCACCCAGAATGTTCAGCTCCGCACCACGGCGGCCCAGTTCGTATTCGAACAGGTTGCCCAGCAGTTGCATGGCCATGTCCTTGAAGGCCAGCGTGGGGCCGTTGGACAGAGCTTCAAGCCACATGCTGTTTTCGAGGTGGCGCAGGGGCACGATCTCGCCCGTGCCAAACACCTCGGCGGTGTAGGTCTTGGCGCACAGGGCTTTCAGGTCGGCCGCAGGAATGTCGTCGATGTACAGCGACAGGATCTGGAAGGCCAGCTCGGCATAGCCCTGCTCGTGGTAGGCACGGCGCAGGCGCGTGAGCATGGCGTCATCCACCTGCGGATAGTGCTCAGGCAGGTACAGCCCGCCATCGGGTGCCAGGCCTTCGAGCAGGATGTCGCAAAACTGTTTGCGGTCTGCATGGCCGCGGGTGCTGAGGTATTTCATGAAGGTGTCCCGTCTGTGGGGTTCAAAGGCTGATGCCGTACACGCGGATATCAATGTAAAAACGCGAAGCGACCAGCAGCACAAAACCGCCGATCAGGACAAGCCAGTGCAACGGCCTGTCCTCGTAATTATCGGTGCGCTCCAATAACTCGAAGTACACCCACGCGGCCACGAAGCTGCCCACACCGTTGGCCAGCGCATGCAGGCGCGACATGGAGCCCAGCAGCGCCAGCCCGACCAGCAAACCGAACCAGAACGCCAGGTGCCAGCGCGGCAGCTCTACCAGCGAAAGCTTGAGCAGGGCCACCAGCGTGAGAACGGCGACAAGGGTGGGCATGCGAGGGCATCACAGGCACGGGGCAGGCGACGGCTTCGCGGCAGCTCCTCAGTTGAGCTCTTCCTTGCGGATGCGGGTGATAGGGGCCAGCACCGTAGGCAGAGCCTGCATCTGGGCGATGACGGCGTCCATGGTGCCCTCGCGCGTGTCGTGGGTCAGGATGATGAGGTCGGTCTGCGTGGAGCCTTCGCCGCCCACCTCATCGGCTTCGCGTTGCAGCACGGCATCGATGCTCACACCTGCCTCGGCCAGCAGGCCTGTGACCTTGGCCAGCACACCCGCCTGATCCGCCACGCGCAGGCGCAGGTAGTAGCTCGTCACCACTTCGCTCATGGGCAGCACAGGCAATTGGCCCATGGCGTCGGCCAGCGTGTTGGGCTGGAAGGCCAGGTGGGGCACGCGGTGTTCAGGGTCTGCCGTGTGCAGGCGGGCAATGTCCACCAGGTCGGCAATCACGGCGCTGGCGGTGGGCTCGCTGCCTGCACCCTTGCCGTAGTACAGCGTGGTGCCCACGGCATCGCCCTGCACCACCACGGCGTTCATGGCACCTTCCACATTGGCGATCAGGCGCTTGGCAGGCACCAGGCTGGGGTGCACGCGCAGCTCAATCCCCTTTTCAGCGCGCTTGGTGATGCCCAGCAGCTTGATGCGGTAGCCGAGCTGTTCGGCATATTTGATGTCTGCCGCACCCAGCTTGGTAATGCCTTCCACATAGGCCTTATCGAACTGCACCGGGATGCCGAAAGCGATGGCGCTCATCAGCGTGGCCTTGTGGGCGGCGTCCACGCCCTCAATGTCGAAGGTGGGGTCTGCCTCGGCGTAGCCCAGGCGCTGCGCTTCCTTGAGCACCACGTCAAAGTCCAGGCCCTTGTCGCGCATCTCGCTCAGGATGAAGTTGGTGGTGCCGTTGATGATGCCGGCAATCCACTGGATGCGGTTGGCCGTGAGACCCTCACGCAGCGCCTTGATGATGGGAATGCCACCGGCCACCGCGGCCTCGAACGCCACCATGACGCCCTTGGCAGAAGCAGCCGCAAAAATCTCGGTGCCATGCACTGCCAGCAGCGCCTTGTTGGCGGTCACCACATGCTTGCCTGCAGCAATCGCTTCGAGGACCAGAGCCTTGGCCACGCCGTAGCCGCCAATCAGCTCGATGACGATGTCAATGTCAGGGTTGGCAATCACGGCGCGGGCGTCGTTGACGACTTGCACGTTGGGGCCCACCACGCTCTTGGCGCGCTCCACATCCAGATCGGCCACCATGGCGATCTCGATGCCACGGCCAGCACGGCGGCTGATTTCGTCCTGGTTGCGTTGCAAAACGTTGAACACGCCGCTACCGACGGTGCCGATGCCCAGCAGGCCTACTTGGATGGGTTTCATGGTCATAACTCTCTTCAAATCAAAAATCGTTGGGAATGCAGTGGAAGGCCGCAGGCGTGCCCATCATTGCGGTTGGGTGACGAGCACGGGCAACTGCCACGCCCCGCCGGGAAAGCCCCGGCACATGGAATCGCCGCGCTCACCCGTGAGCACAAAGCCTTTGCCATCAAAAACCCATTCGCGCACCCACCAGCAGTCGCCAATGCCTCGCCCCTTCATGGAGGACTGCACGGTGCCCTTGGCGGGATCAAATTCACCATCCACATCCCCTTGCAGCTCAGGCTGGTAGGGCGGGCGGTCGTTGGCAATGAACAGCAGGCTGCCAAAGTTGTAGGCACCCATGGCGCAAGGAATCTCCAGCAGCACCTTGCGCTCCGTCAGGCGGTGAAGCTTCATCTCCGAGGCCTCTGGAATGCCCCCGGTGCACTGACCTTCCAGCTCGTCGCGCCCCACGGCAGCCAGCACTGGCTTGACCAATGCTGCATCGCCTTTGCGCGCCGCTACGGGTTTCACTCCTTTGATGACGGGCGCAGGCAACGCTGGCAGCACGGAAGACTCTGGCTTGGAGCCCTTGCGCACCAGCGCCCCGGCCGTACCAAT from Acidovorax sp. DW039 harbors:
- a CDS encoding homoserine dehydrogenase — its product is MKPIQVGLLGIGTVGSGVFNVLQRNQDEISRRAGRGIEIAMVADLDVERAKSVVGPNVQVVNDARAVIANPDIDIVIELIGGYGVAKALVLEAIAAGKHVVTANKALLAVHGTEIFAAASAKGVMVAFEAAVAGGIPIIKALREGLTANRIQWIAGIINGTTNFILSEMRDKGLDFDVVLKEAQRLGYAEADPTFDIEGVDAAHKATLMSAIAFGIPVQFDKAYVEGITKLGAADIKYAEQLGYRIKLLGITKRAEKGIELRVHPSLVPAKRLIANVEGAMNAVVVQGDAVGTTLYYGKGAGSEPTASAVIADLVDIARLHTADPEHRVPHLAFQPNTLADAMGQLPVLPMSEVVTSYYLRLRVADQAGVLAKVTGLLAEAGVSIDAVLQREADEVGGEGSTQTDLIILTHDTREGTMDAVIAQMQALPTVLAPITRIRKEELN
- a CDS encoding response regulator; this encodes MPTLVAVLTLVALLKLSLVELPRWHLAFWFGLLVGLALLGSMSRLHALANGVGSFVAAWVYFELLERTDNYEDRPLHWLVLIGGFVLLVASRFYIDIRVYGISL
- a CDS encoding DUF1176 domain-containing protein, with the translated sequence MRRLQDVIGRRLALMAGLLAMAAFPAWAQTPSASKTVSFSHKDWALQCDNTRTCRAVGYQSESGDSDPVSMLLTRKAGPDEPVEVQLQVYAEKADPSRLQLRVGKFTLPALEGSSPKVPAAQVPRLIQELIKAEDAMVSAGKDLWTLSLAGANAVLLKMDEAQGRIGTAGALVRKGSKPESSVLPALPAPVIKGVKPVAARKGDAALVKPVLAAVGRDELEGQCTGGIPEASEMKLHRLTERKVLLEIPCAMGAYNFGSLLFIANDRPPYQPELQGDVDGEFDPAKGTVQSSMKGRGIGDCWWVREWVFDGKGFVLTGERGDSMCRGFPGGAWQLPVLVTQPQ